Proteins from one Cicer arietinum cultivar CDC Frontier isolate Library 1 chromosome 3, Cicar.CDCFrontier_v2.0, whole genome shotgun sequence genomic window:
- the LOC101504027 gene encoding fasciclin-like arabinogalactan protein 10: MGNHTLLFLPLLLILSITTTISAHNITEILSDNPDYSQYNNFLSQTKLADEINSRQTITVLVLNNAAFSSITSKHPLSVVKNVLSLLILLDYFDNTKLHQITNGTTISTTLFQTTGNAQNSVGSVNITDIKGGKVAFGSAAPGSKLDSTYTKSIKQIPYNISVLEINAPIIAPGILTAPPPSSDVNITALIEKAGCKTFATLISTNGLIKTFQSTADKGLTIFAPNDEAFKARGVPDLNKLTNAEIVSLLQYHAAAKYLPVGSLKTTKDPITTLATNGAGKFDYTVSVAGDSVTLHTGVDSSRIADTILDSTPLSIYSVDSVLLPPELFAKSPSPAPAPEPVGAPTPTPASAPSPVADSPSPLPASPPAPVDGGPVGAPADAPSSAGHSSSEKSAGVHVKASAVLTFTVTALSAFVVSTVFMS; this comes from the coding sequence ATGGGTAACCACACTCTCCTCTTCCTCCCTCTCCTCCTCATCCTCTCCATAACTACCACCATCTCCGCCCACAACATCACGGAAATCCTCTCCGACAACCCAGACTATAGTCAATACAACAACTTCCTCTCTCAAACCAAACTCGCCGACGAAATCAACAGCCGTCAAACCATCACCGTCTTAGTCCTCAACAACGCCGCGTTTTCTTCCATCACCTCAAAACACCCTCTCTCCGTCGTTAAAAACGTCCTCAGTCTCCTCATCCTTCTCGACTACTTCGACAACACTAAACTCCACCAAATCACCAACGGCACCACTATCTCCACCACTCTCTTCCAAACCACCGGTAACGCTCAAAACAGCGTCGGATCTGTCAACATCACCGACATTAAAGGCGGTAAAGTTGCTTTCGGTTCCGCTGCACCTGGATCCAAACTCGATTCCACTTACACAAAATCCATCAAACAAATCCCTTACAATATCTCCGTTCTTGAAATCAACGCTCCTATTATCGCTCCCGGTATTCTAACTGCTCCACCTCCGTCTTCTGACGTTAACATAACCGCATTGATCGAAAAAGCTGGATGTAAAACGTTTGCGACGTTAATCTCAACTAATGGTTTAATCAAAACTTTTCAATCAACGGCTGATAAAGGTTTAACTATTTTCGCACCGAATGATGAAGCTTTTAAAGCACGTGGCGTTCCTGATTTAAACAAGCTCACGAATGCTGAAATAGTTTCGCTCTTACAGTATCATGCTGCTGCTAAATATCTTCCAGTTGGATCTTTGAAAACTACTAAAGATCCTATTACTACTTTGGCTACTAACGGTGCCGGTAAATTTGATTACACCGTTTCCGTTGCCGGTGATTCCGTTACGCTTCATACCGGCGTTGATTCGTCTAGGATTGCGGATACTATTCTGGATTCTACTCCGCTTTCTATTTATTCTGTCGATAGTGTGCTTCTTCCTCCGGAGTTGTTTGCGAAGTCTCCGTCGCCTGCTCCGGCACCGGAACCTGTCGGTGCTCCTACTCCGACGCCTGCTTCTGCTCCCTCGCCGGTGGCGGATTCGCCTTCTCCGCTTCCTGCCTCGCCGCCGGCTCCCGTTGATGGTGGTCCGGTTGGTGCTCCGGCTGATGCGCCGTCGAGTGCGGGACATAGCAGTTCCGAGAAATCTGCTGGCGTTCACGTGAAAGCTTCTGCTGTTCTTACTTTTACAGTGACTGCTTTGTCTGCTTTTGTTGTTTCCACTGTTTTCATGTCctga